The proteins below are encoded in one region of Phyllopteryx taeniolatus isolate TA_2022b chromosome 11, UOR_Ptae_1.2, whole genome shotgun sequence:
- the LOC133485724 gene encoding voltage-dependent anion-selective channel protein 2, giving the protein MAVPPSYVDLGKSAKDIFNKGYGFGLVKLDVKTKSTSGVEFKTSGSSNTDTSKVIGSLETKYKRAEYGLTFTEKWNTDNTLGTEITIEDQIAKGLKLTFDTTFSPNTGKKSGKVKTAYKREYVNLGCDVDFDFAGPTIHGAAVVGYEGWLAGYQMTFDTAKSRMTQNNFAIGYKTGDFQLHTNVNDGAEFGGSIYQKVSDKLETAVNLAWTAGSNSTRFGIAAKYQLDRDASVSAKVNNNSLVGVGYTQTLRPGVKLTLAGLVDGKNINAGGHKLGLGLELEA; this is encoded by the exons ATGGCCGTGCCTCCTTCATATGTTGATCTGGGCAAGTCTGCCAAGGACATCTTCAACAAGGGCTACG GATTTGGCCTGGTGAAGCTCGATGTCAAGACAAAGTCAACCAGTGGAGTG GAATTCAAAACATCTGGATCCTCCAATACCGACACCAGCAAAGTCATCGGCAGCCTTGAAACCAAATACAAGAGGGCAGAGTATGGCCTGACCTTCACTGAGAAGTGGAACACAGACAACACCCTGGGAACAGAAATCACCATTGAAGATCAG ATTGCTAAGGGACTGAAGTTGACTTTTGACACCACCTTCTCACCAAACACTGG CAAGAAGAGCGGCAAGGTCAAGACCGCCTACAAGCGTGAGTACGTGAACTTGGGCTGCGACGTGGACTTCGACTTCGCTGGCCCCACCATTCACGGGGCAGCCGTCGTCGGCTATGAGGGCTGGCTAGCTGGCTACCAGATGACCTTCGACACCGCCAAGTCCAGAATGACCCAGAACAACTTCGCCATCGGCTACAAGACGGGAGACTTCCAGCTGCACACAAATGT CAACGACGGAGCAGAGTTTGGCGGCTCCATCTACCAGAAGGTGAGCGACAAGCTGGAGACTGCCGTCAACCTGGCGTGGACTGCAGGCAGCAACAGCACACGCTTTGGCATCGCTGCCAAATACCAGCTGGACAGGGATGCCTCCGTCAGC gctAAAGTGAACAACAACAGCCTTGTTGGTGTTGGCTACACCCAAACCCTTAGACCAG GTGTGAAGCTCACCCTGGCCGGCCTGGTCGATGGCAAGAACATTAACGCCGGAGGCCACAAGCTGGGTCTGGGCTTGGAACTGGAGGCCTAA
- the comtd1 gene encoding catechol O-methyltransferase domain-containing protein 1 encodes MAVDIQFLFCLGLSVLLTGMGSSVLVGKSHSRGKADPVLQYVVNNSLREHPVLTKLRMRTLDDPWSIMMVSSEQAQFMANLMKLINATKAIEIGMYTGYNALSMALAMPENGHVVACEINEVYVDIAKPFFKEAEVNKIDVRLQMAMTTLDELIAAGETGTFDFVFIDADKSNYDGYYEKSLELIRKGGIIAIDNVLWSGRVVDPAPDDVTSRTLDALNKKLHKDQRIDLSMLTVGDGLTIAIKR; translated from the exons ATGGCGGTAGACATCCAGTTTCTATTCTGCCTCGGACTCTCTGTGCTACTCACAG GCATGGGAAGCTCTGTGTTAGTTGGAAAGAGTCACAGCAGAGGAAAGGCTGACCCGGTGCTGCAGTATGTTGTCAACAACTCGCTGAGGGAGCATCCCGTCCTGACTAAACTCAGAATg AGAACTCTCGATGACCCGTGGAGCATCATGATGGTTTCCAGCGAACAAGCCCAGTTTATGGCCAATCTCATGAAACTGATCAACGCAACCAAGGCTATTGAAATTG GGATGTACACGGGGTACAACGCACTCAGTATGGCTTTGGCCATGCCAGAGAATGGACACGTGGTAGCGTGTGAAATAAATGAGGTCTATGTAGATATCGCCAAGCCCTTTTTTAAAGAG GCCGAAGTTAATAAGATTGACGTACGACTACAGATGGCAATGACAACACTTG ATGAACTGATAGCAGCTGGTGAAACAGGGACCTTTGACTTTGTGTTCATCGACGCCGACAAATCCAACTACGACGGATACTACGAAAAATCCCTTGAGCTCATTCGAAAAGGGGGCATCATTGCCATCGACAAT GTGCTGTGGAGCGGAAGGGTTGTGGATCCTGCCCCTGATGACGTCACCTCCAGGACTCTGGATGCTCTCAACAAGAAGCTCCACAAGGACCAGAGGATCGATCTGAGCATGCTCACTGTGGGGGACGGGCTGACTATTGCCATTAAACGCTAA